In the genome of Desulfofarcimen acetoxidans DSM 771, one region contains:
- a CDS encoding tyrosine-type recombinase/integrase yields MIRKTFASRMLKSKTNVDTIANSLGHSDTSTVLKYLATDGDTMRQCALSLKGIEVKGGMLS; encoded by the coding sequence ATCATCAGAAAAACATTTGCATCGCGCATGCTTAAAAGCAAAACTAATGTTGATACGATAGCAAATTCGCTCGGTCATAGCGACACATCAACCGTCCTTAAATATCTGGCAACAGATGGTGATACCATGAGGCAATGTGCCCTTTCACTGAAAGGCATTGAGGTGAAGGGAGGGATGCTGTCATGA
- a CDS encoding AMP-binding protein, translating into MFNVEGATLWDLLEYNASVRENNSALLFPSKDVDLSYGQLWAQANAVAKGLMSLGIQQGEHIAIWSPNSPEWLALEYGSAAVGTPLVMINTSYRMLEMEFALKQMDVVALFIADKQSTANDYIETIGILCPGLLEKPSGEWNSDRFPKLRYVIGLGEKRLPGMLMWSDIIKAAEKTEDSAFLKRKLKVKADATAFIMFTSGTTGEPKGAMISHENILITMRSLKEYLNLTESDRICLPIPFFHAFRLGMSNLAAQIGIASVICEQNQANQIVQDIQKTGVSLLCGTPTMFIGWMEALENLKNDGSSLSKAVLAGASLYTETVNRILERTTIKEIWDIYGTTETMVVFGNRISHRQELEFTSAGKLMQGGEVKIVEAAGERVSAAGETGELLIRGPGVMKGYYNRPEATEKAINIEGWYRSGDMAVIDTDGGISIVGRIKEMLVRGGENIFPREIEEYLMTHPKVKEAQVVGIPSEYYGEEPVAFIILQEGETATQIELKKYCRERIAYFKVPVYVYFVDSFPKTASGRVQKFKLKEQAIKKVAFK; encoded by the coding sequence ATGTTTAACGTAGAGGGAGCCACATTGTGGGATTTGCTGGAGTACAATGCTTCGGTAAGAGAAAATAATTCAGCATTGCTGTTTCCCTCAAAGGATGTAGATCTTAGTTATGGACAGTTGTGGGCGCAGGCAAACGCGGTGGCCAAAGGGTTAATGTCGTTGGGAATCCAACAGGGAGAACACATAGCCATTTGGTCGCCGAACAGTCCGGAGTGGCTGGCGCTTGAATACGGGAGCGCGGCGGTTGGAACACCATTAGTTATGATTAATACCAGTTATCGAATGCTGGAGATGGAGTTTGCGTTAAAACAGATGGATGTGGTTGCTTTGTTTATTGCAGACAAGCAAAGCACTGCCAACGACTATATTGAAACTATCGGTATTCTGTGTCCCGGGCTTTTGGAAAAGCCTTCCGGGGAGTGGAATAGCGACAGGTTTCCTAAGCTTCGTTATGTGATTGGTTTGGGTGAAAAAAGACTGCCGGGTATGCTGATGTGGTCCGATATTATTAAGGCTGCTGAAAAAACAGAGGACTCTGCTTTTTTAAAACGGAAGCTGAAGGTTAAAGCAGATGCTACGGCCTTTATCATGTTCACTTCAGGGACAACAGGAGAACCTAAAGGCGCAATGATATCACATGAAAATATTCTTATCACCATGCGTTCACTCAAAGAATACTTAAATCTTACAGAATCAGACAGAATATGTCTGCCAATCCCGTTTTTTCATGCGTTTAGACTGGGTATGTCTAATTTGGCAGCACAAATTGGTATTGCCAGCGTTATTTGTGAACAAAACCAGGCAAATCAAATAGTGCAAGACATTCAAAAAACCGGAGTGTCATTATTGTGCGGTACACCGACTATGTTTATCGGATGGATGGAGGCACTGGAAAATTTAAAGAATGACGGGTCTTCATTAAGCAAAGCGGTTTTAGCAGGTGCTTCTTTGTATACTGAAACGGTAAACCGGATTTTAGAAAGAACAACCATTAAGGAAATCTGGGACATTTACGGTACAACGGAAACAATGGTTGTATTCGGCAATAGAATCAGTCATAGGCAAGAGTTAGAGTTTACTTCAGCCGGCAAACTCATGCAGGGGGGTGAAGTGAAAATAGTTGAAGCTGCAGGCGAACGGGTGTCGGCAGCAGGAGAAACCGGTGAATTATTAATTCGAGGCCCGGGTGTTATGAAGGGTTATTATAATAGGCCGGAAGCGACAGAAAAAGCAATTAATATTGAAGGCTGGTACCGCAGCGGAGATATGGCAGTTATTGATACGGATGGAGGTATCAGTATTGTAGGCAGAATCAAGGAAATGCTGGTGCGGGGAGGAGAAAACATCTTTCCCCGAGAGATTGAAGAGTATCTGATGACCCATCCTAAAGTGAAAGAAGCACAAGTGGTTGGAATTCCATCAGAGTACTACGGGGAAGAACCTGTTGCTTTTATAATTTTGCAGGAGGGTGAAACAGCAACACAGATAGAATTGAAAAAATATTGCCGGGAGAGAATAGCTTATTTTAAAGTACCTGTATATGTCTATTTTGTAGATTCATTTCCTAAAACAGCCAGTGGCAGGGTGCAAAAATTTAAGCTCAAAGAACAGGCAATCAAGAAAGTCGCCTTCAAGTGA
- a CDS encoding 4'-phosphopantetheinyl transferase family protein has product MFAGNYVNTIFYYWCGWPADPELLLGGIGAPLVRDRRFADAKAALGKETKSPYTRSGLEYTEMRWEMRVYAAKLTAGVSDFDLDRIASRLTPERQERIRKFVSKEDARRSVLAELMLRQIILESLGLSGKEISFGANSYGKPFLVGIGDFHFNLSHSGEWVVCVTDNAPVGIDIEMIRPVEYNIARKFFLPAEYGDLMAKNEAERLHYFFSLWTLKESYIKARGEGFARPLDSFSIRIDEGGNVRLETEDMPGGWFFKRYGIDYRYKMAVCAAHGGLPEAVIVQDWHDYLGTAF; this is encoded by the coding sequence GTGTTCGCCGGAAATTATGTAAACACAATTTTTTATTACTGGTGTGGATGGCCTGCAGACCCGGAGCTTCTTCTTGGGGGGATTGGCGCCCCGCTGGTTCGGGACCGGCGGTTTGCTGATGCAAAAGCTGCCCTTGGAAAAGAGACGAAAAGCCCCTATACGCGCAGCGGCTTGGAGTATACCGAGATGAGGTGGGAGATGAGAGTATATGCGGCTAAATTAACGGCCGGTGTTAGCGATTTTGACCTTGACCGGATAGCTTCCCGCCTGACTCCTGAAAGGCAGGAACGAATCAGGAAGTTTGTCAGCAAAGAAGACGCCCGGCGGTCTGTGCTGGCGGAACTGATGCTCAGGCAAATCATACTGGAAAGCCTGGGGCTGTCCGGCAAAGAAATATCCTTTGGTGCCAACTCCTATGGCAAGCCTTTCCTGGTGGGTATTGGTGATTTTCACTTTAATCTTTCCCACTCCGGGGAATGGGTGGTATGTGTCACTGACAACGCGCCGGTTGGCATCGACATTGAGATGATCCGGCCGGTGGAATACAATATCGCGCGTAAATTTTTTTTACCGGCCGAGTACGGTGACCTGATGGCGAAGAACGAAGCGGAACGGCTGCACTATTTTTTTTCACTGTGGACGTTGAAGGAGAGTTATATCAAGGCCCGGGGGGAAGGGTTTGCCAGACCGCTTGATTCCTTTTCCATCAGGATCGACGAAGGCGGAAATGTAAGGCTTGAAACGGAGGATATGCCGGGCGGCTGGTTTTTTAAACGATACGGAATAGACTATCGCTACAAGATGGCTGTCTGTGCCGCTCACGGGGGATTACCGGAAGCCGTCATTGTGCAGGATTGGCATGATTATCTGGGAACGGCATTTTGA
- a CDS encoding STAS domain-containing protein, translated as MQIIERNEDGFCILEVIGRLDTVSASEFDQKIAALLENHKADMIFDLAKLDYISSIGLRSILAVTKKLRAGGRKLALCALTDFVKEVFEVSGFDSVIPVFESVAAAKSQAK; from the coding sequence ATGCAAATTATAGAAAGGAATGAAGACGGGTTTTGTATATTAGAAGTCATAGGGCGCTTGGACACTGTTTCGGCAAGCGAATTTGACCAAAAGATAGCAGCGCTGCTGGAGAATCATAAAGCGGATATGATTTTTGATCTTGCAAAACTGGATTATATAAGCAGTATTGGTCTGCGGAGTATACTGGCAGTTACTAAAAAGCTGCGTGCCGGTGGACGAAAACTTGCATTGTGCGCTCTTACTGATTTTGTCAAGGAAGTATTTGAAGTGTCCGGATTTGACAGTGTTATACCTGTATTTGAAAGTGTTGCCGCGGCTAAAAGCCAGGCTAAATAA
- a CDS encoding MFS transporter: MKNHPLIACSDFRKYFLGRSISAVGDKFYTIALAWWVLSQGENSGVLLGILMASSILPVVLFGPMAGTLADRMNRKKCMLIADGARFFFISVLFILCMFDWLSLPLLYLLVFLGFPLTFILNGFLLNMFSLQQLLIFNGIAVLIVNFGFLVIPKYRFPGGDILCKL, translated from the coding sequence ATGAAGAATCATCCTCTGATAGCATGTTCGGATTTTAGAAAGTATTTCCTGGGCAGGTCTATTTCGGCAGTGGGCGATAAGTTTTATACTATCGCCCTTGCCTGGTGGGTTTTATCGCAAGGGGAAAATTCAGGAGTGCTGTTGGGGATTTTGATGGCGTCAAGCATTCTGCCGGTAGTGTTGTTTGGCCCTATGGCCGGCACGCTGGCAGACAGGATGAACAGAAAAAAATGTATGCTTATTGCTGATGGAGCCAGGTTTTTCTTCATTTCTGTTCTGTTTATCCTGTGCATGTTTGACTGGTTGTCTCTGCCGCTGCTCTATCTGCTGGTTTTTTTAGGGTTTCCGCTGACCTTTATACTCAACGGTTTCCTGTTGAATATGTTTTCACTGCAGCAGCTTTTAATTTTCAACGGAATTGCTGTGTTAATTGTCAATTTCGGTTTTCTGGTCATTCCAAAATATAGGTTTCCAGGGGGGGATATATTATGCAAATTATAG
- a CDS encoding IS1634 family transposase, whose translation MDLQPILEQLAKLPPEILMKIMPELKVEVPKADPSGAVLIGVFLARSLGIGKIIDNFIGEEYVTYEHLREDRANGSKCRVSTGLACEIMVGDMLGRNKDLTRLYKFEEACENWQVETILGIPSEKFNDDKMGRALDAINSNAKYMANVLQDIVLSASKKFGVPLNTFYNDTSSIPVSGVMEDNDKVQYGYGGLPGLKQLILNLTIASGASLPVTSSIDSGNVQGGTTFERSFEKVKEITDDQEFEMIIDRGILTQDNMHLMLTNSNQKAFFIGPLKDELSKNWVLEQLNEAKKDDFAAIDYRSKKEIERNLPRHYEALETKYTFKVKLEPPSEGSKNKKQLKKSKRIFATHTIRAVIYCDLNKKPKEQERRQKRITSTEDALVELNGKLNKRNLITKEACEKAVDNIFKGQPEMRRLFNVTIKLNQHNAIVMSWSKDEAIIPELEKTDGIFVLLTNHDKEKVDANELLTRYRGRNDIEISFRFLKGSLDLQQVFLRNPERVDAYCFLKVLAMLVLNLAAWLLAKNGKKMSPQKLQRELGDLTISEQRLQPIGIHHWNGTNIPNTIDVLVNLFNLPHPLELIEVINSAINFSYHIEKWFKDNFRK comes from the coding sequence ATGGACTTACAACCTATTTTAGAACAACTAGCTAAATTACCCCCCGAAATATTGATGAAGATAATGCCCGAATTAAAAGTAGAAGTTCCGAAGGCAGATCCCTCAGGTGCAGTACTTATCGGTGTCTTTTTAGCAAGAAGCCTGGGCATCGGTAAAATAATTGACAACTTTATAGGCGAAGAATATGTTACTTATGAGCATCTACGTGAAGACAGAGCCAACGGTTCTAAATGTCGGGTAAGTACTGGTTTGGCATGTGAAATAATGGTTGGCGACATGCTGGGCAGAAATAAAGATCTCACCCGTTTATATAAATTTGAAGAAGCTTGTGAAAACTGGCAAGTCGAAACAATACTCGGTATACCGTCCGAAAAATTTAATGATGACAAAATGGGTAGAGCCCTTGACGCTATAAACTCAAATGCAAAATATATGGCTAATGTATTGCAGGATATTGTTTTATCAGCATCCAAGAAATTTGGAGTTCCACTTAACACTTTTTACAATGACACATCCTCCATTCCAGTCTCTGGTGTTATGGAGGATAACGATAAAGTTCAATACGGGTATGGTGGTCTACCGGGTTTAAAACAATTAATCCTTAATCTTACGATAGCCTCTGGTGCATCTTTGCCGGTAACATCATCAATTGATTCCGGTAATGTTCAAGGCGGTACGACTTTTGAGCGTTCATTCGAGAAGGTTAAAGAGATTACCGATGACCAAGAATTTGAGATGATTATTGATCGTGGTATCCTAACCCAAGATAATATGCATTTGATGCTTACTAATAGCAACCAAAAGGCCTTTTTTATAGGTCCACTCAAGGATGAGCTATCAAAGAATTGGGTCTTAGAGCAATTAAATGAGGCTAAAAAAGATGATTTTGCTGCTATTGACTATCGCTCTAAGAAAGAAATAGAAAGAAATCTACCCAGACACTACGAGGCGTTAGAGACAAAATATACGTTTAAGGTAAAACTTGAGCCTCCCTCAGAGGGTAGTAAGAACAAAAAGCAACTCAAAAAAAGTAAGCGAATATTTGCGACACATACTATAAGGGCGGTTATTTATTGTGATTTAAACAAAAAACCTAAGGAACAAGAGCGTCGTCAAAAGCGTATAACCAGCACAGAAGATGCATTAGTAGAACTAAATGGTAAGCTCAACAAACGTAACTTAATTACGAAGGAAGCCTGTGAAAAAGCAGTAGATAATATTTTTAAAGGGCAGCCTGAAATGCGTAGGCTGTTTAATGTAACAATTAAACTAAATCAACATAATGCTATTGTTATGTCCTGGTCAAAAGATGAAGCTATAATTCCAGAGCTTGAGAAAACCGACGGTATCTTTGTGCTTTTAACCAACCATGACAAAGAGAAGGTTGATGCTAATGAACTGCTTACCCGCTATCGTGGTAGGAACGACATCGAAATCAGTTTTAGGTTTTTGAAGGGTTCTCTTGATTTACAACAAGTATTCCTTCGCAATCCTGAAAGAGTAGATGCCTATTGCTTTTTAAAAGTATTGGCTATGCTTGTGCTTAATTTAGCAGCCTGGCTGTTAGCTAAAAATGGCAAAAAGATGTCTCCCCAAAAATTACAGAGAGAACTTGGCGACCTAACTATCTCAGAACAAAGGTTGCAGCCTATTGGTATACACCATTGGAATGGGACGAATATTCCTAATACTATTGATGTATTGGTTAATCTGTTTAACTTACCACATCCACTTGAATTAATAGAGGTTATTAATTCAGCAATCAATTTTTCTTATCATATTGAGAAATGGTTTAAGGATAATTTTAGAAAATAA
- a CDS encoding ATP-binding protein — MDESNREKSFAAQQEQIPAALEFITANAKEAGLSGTGILKLRLVAEEAVTNVCNYAYPDRAGTLEIRVAGSAGHLTVTISDEGKPFNPVELAQPDVSLGVEERPVGGLGVFLIRKFVDEIAYERVGNKNVLRIKIAFGVDEK, encoded by the coding sequence ATGGATGAGAGTAATAGAGAAAAGTCTTTCGCTGCTCAACAAGAGCAAATTCCTGCCGCCCTGGAGTTCATTACAGCAAATGCAAAGGAAGCCGGTTTGTCTGGAACAGGCATCTTAAAACTCCGGTTGGTGGCTGAGGAAGCTGTGACGAATGTTTGCAATTATGCTTATCCGGATAGAGCAGGAACCCTGGAAATAAGAGTTGCCGGCAGTGCCGGGCATTTAACGGTTACCATATCGGATGAAGGCAAACCCTTTAATCCTGTCGAGCTTGCCCAACCGGATGTATCGTTGGGCGTAGAGGAAAGACCGGTGGGGGGGCTGGGTGTATTTCTTATACGTAAATTTGTGGATGAAATTGCCTATGAGAGAGTGGGTAATAAGAATGTGTTGAGAATAAAAATTGCTTTTGGGGTGGATGAGAAATGA
- a CDS encoding acyl carrier protein, producing MNRQTVLEELMLIVKNQLGDRAKSINYDFNVSQINLDSLDISIIIAAVEEKYDCTIRMDDFIKLKTLHDFANYILNEVKQ from the coding sequence ATGAACAGACAAACAGTTCTTGAAGAATTGATGTTAATTGTTAAAAATCAATTGGGAGATAGGGCCAAAAGCATCAATTATGATTTCAATGTTTCACAAATTAACCTTGATTCACTTGATATCTCAATAATTATCGCGGCAGTCGAGGAAAAATACGACTGTACAATCCGTATGGATGATTTTATCAAGCTCAAGACTCTGCATGACTTTGCCAATTACATCTTAAATGAAGTAAAACAATGA
- a CDS encoding SpoIIE family protein phosphatase, translating into MNQLVLKFGIRNKLLLLVLGISLVSLLIFAYISYDAMKKLGNYAVESSAKLGTSAANDSQNALEKQTGEYILRVAKDQADISDKMLQHVKDNINEMAEYAAALWNNPNAFVSNPPLSLIDAGTRVRVPYYLEVPGAIDPAAMKKELGLLGNMKYIFSPILSNNLNISVVSIGTPSGITVLFSNSPPFDNKGFDPRVRPWYQKAMKQKDVIWTEPYEDAFGGGLMVTCAKACYTKKGQFVGVVSADVTLNALKEQIINTQIGNMGYALLMDEKGEFIVSPETGLEHEKWNTSLINTVIERKTGVELNSFGYENKYVAYAPVSSTNWILAVIMPQNEIIKPIVETKHKIAASTRKSNEYITDSIKSVLTRFAVMLVIMLSIIIFLAVRLSDKMVKPLLALSNGVKIVGGGNLEYNLAVHTKDEIEDLAAAFNKMTFDLNTYIKNLEETTAEKERIESELKIAHAIQNSMLPRIFPPFPERKEINIFASMEPAKEVGGDFYDFFFIDQHKLCFVIADVSGKGVPAALFMVITKTLIKNHALLGLPADEIMTVVNDMLCEDNDENMFVTAFLAILDVHTGSLTFANAGHNYPLLCRNGGEYDWLTSKKSFVLGGLENIEYQLNELVLDQGDKLFIYTDGITEAMDDEERLYSEMRLQKTVNRLKDFAEAELVEGIKKDIREHVKGMSQSDDITMLVLRYNGCENNATVL; encoded by the coding sequence GTGAATCAATTGGTATTGAAATTTGGCATTAGAAATAAGCTGCTCTTGCTGGTTCTTGGAATTTCACTGGTATCTCTTTTGATATTTGCCTATATTTCTTATGATGCCATGAAAAAGCTTGGTAACTATGCAGTGGAGTCCAGTGCCAAGCTGGGAACCAGTGCCGCTAATGACAGTCAAAATGCGCTGGAAAAGCAAACCGGTGAATATATTCTGCGTGTTGCCAAGGATCAGGCGGATATCAGCGACAAAATGCTGCAACATGTAAAAGATAATATCAATGAGATGGCAGAATATGCAGCTGCGTTATGGAATAACCCCAATGCCTTTGTGTCCAATCCCCCGCTGTCGTTGATTGATGCAGGAACGAGGGTGAGAGTTCCTTATTATCTTGAAGTGCCCGGAGCAATTGATCCTGCGGCAATGAAAAAAGAATTGGGCCTTTTGGGAAATATGAAATATATATTCAGCCCTATCCTTTCAAATAATTTGAATATTTCAGTGGTTTCTATAGGAACACCGTCAGGAATTACCGTGCTGTTTTCTAACTCACCGCCTTTCGATAATAAGGGATTTGATCCGAGAGTACGTCCCTGGTATCAGAAAGCAATGAAACAAAAAGATGTTATATGGACAGAACCATATGAAGACGCTTTTGGTGGTGGGCTGATGGTTACCTGTGCCAAGGCGTGTTATACGAAAAAAGGACAATTTGTTGGAGTCGTATCGGCAGATGTTACTTTAAATGCGTTAAAAGAGCAAATAATCAATACACAAATTGGTAATATGGGATATGCGCTATTAATGGATGAAAAGGGAGAGTTCATTGTTAGTCCCGAAACGGGTCTTGAACATGAAAAATGGAACACGTCTTTAATAAATACCGTAATTGAAAGGAAAACCGGTGTTGAGCTAAACAGCTTCGGCTATGAAAATAAATATGTTGCTTATGCACCTGTTTCTTCAACCAATTGGATTCTGGCTGTTATAATGCCGCAAAATGAGATTATTAAGCCGATTGTTGAGACAAAACATAAAATTGCTGCTTCTACCCGTAAGTCAAATGAATACATAACTGATTCCATAAAAAGTGTTCTGACACGGTTTGCTGTCATGCTTGTTATTATGTTGTCGATAATTATCTTTTTAGCTGTCAGACTCTCGGATAAAATGGTAAAGCCTTTGCTTGCATTAAGTAACGGAGTAAAAATAGTCGGTGGCGGCAATCTTGAATATAATCTGGCTGTGCATACAAAGGATGAGATTGAAGATCTGGCAGCTGCATTCAATAAAATGACCTTTGACTTAAATACATATATAAAAAATCTTGAAGAAACAACAGCCGAAAAAGAACGGATTGAAAGTGAACTGAAGATTGCCCATGCAATACAGAACAGTATGCTGCCAAGGATATTCCCACCATTTCCGGAACGGAAGGAAATCAACATATTTGCTTCAATGGAACCTGCCAAAGAAGTTGGCGGAGATTTTTATGACTTCTTTTTTATTGATCAACACAAGCTGTGCTTTGTTATCGCCGATGTATCGGGAAAAGGTGTACCTGCTGCCCTATTTATGGTTATCACTAAAACCCTTATAAAAAACCATGCGCTTTTAGGTTTGCCTGCTGATGAGATTATGACAGTTGTAAACGATATGCTGTGTGAGGATAATGATGAGAATATGTTTGTAACAGCATTTCTTGCTATATTGGATGTGCATACCGGAAGCCTGACATTTGCCAACGCAGGGCACAATTATCCCCTGCTATGCAGAAATGGAGGGGAATATGACTGGTTAACATCTAAAAAAAGTTTTGTGCTGGGAGGATTAGAGAATATAGAGTATCAGTTAAATGAGCTGGTATTAGATCAAGGAGACAAATTATTTATCTACACCGATGGAATAACCGAAGCCATGGATGATGAAGAACGGCTTTATTCCGAAATGCGCTTGCAAAAAACCGTAAACAGACTCAAAGATTTTGCTGAAGCGGAACTGGTAGAGGGTATTAAAAAGGACATCAGGGAGCACGTAAAGGGTATGTCCCAGTCTGATGATATAACTATGCTGGTTTTAAGGTACAACGGATGCGAGAATAATGCCACGGTTTTATAG
- the hisC gene encoding histidinol-phosphate transaminase, which translates to MSGRFPALETLVPPYIQRFEAYIPSKPDAVLKEMFGCNHLLRLNNNENAFGPSPAALEAIKSFNSASASIYPSGDAYFLRQRLGEATEHSSEAFIVGNGANEVIAFVIKAFCCEGDNIITADKTFAVYEWVAEFSGFEARLVPLVDYRFDPDAMLARMDGRTKIIFICNPNNPTGSYWNESLLQQFLDRVDGKCIVVLDEAYAEFIEKSDFPDGLSLIRKYPNLIVFRTFSKMFGLAALRIGYLVSNPKLADIIRRTSICYSVNMLAQVAAEASLRDAAFQISRTRAMINSSRKYICGELDRLGLSYIAGEGNFLMIRVPMSDTSVYRRLMQHGVMVRTMTAFRFPNYIRLTLAKLPAMEEFVNAMEILLKKRVGIQ; encoded by the coding sequence ATGAGCGGAAGGTTTCCTGCTTTAGAAACACTTGTACCTCCTTATATACAAAGATTTGAGGCTTATATTCCCAGCAAGCCCGATGCTGTACTGAAAGAAATGTTCGGATGCAATCACCTTTTGCGCCTGAACAATAATGAAAATGCTTTCGGACCCTCACCGGCTGCTCTTGAAGCAATCAAATCTTTTAATTCCGCATCGGCGTCAATTTATCCGAGCGGGGATGCTTATTTTTTAAGACAACGGCTTGGGGAAGCAACCGAACACTCAAGCGAAGCCTTTATTGTCGGAAACGGCGCCAATGAAGTTATTGCTTTTGTGATCAAAGCTTTTTGTTGTGAAGGAGACAATATTATAACAGCAGATAAGACCTTTGCGGTTTATGAGTGGGTAGCCGAATTTTCAGGTTTTGAGGCCAGGCTGGTACCGCTTGTTGATTACAGGTTCGATCCCGACGCAATGCTGGCCAGGATGGATGGTCGCACAAAAATAATATTCATATGTAATCCCAACAATCCTACCGGATCGTATTGGAACGAGTCTCTACTCCAACAGTTTTTAGACAGAGTGGATGGAAAGTGCATCGTTGTGCTGGATGAAGCATATGCCGAATTTATTGAAAAGTCTGATTTTCCGGATGGTTTGTCTTTGATCCGGAAATATCCCAATCTGATCGTTTTTCGTACATTTTCCAAGATGTTTGGACTGGCAGCTTTACGTATTGGTTATTTGGTTAGTAATCCAAAGCTGGCAGATATCATACGGAGAACAAGCATTTGCTACTCGGTAAATATGCTTGCCCAGGTGGCAGCAGAGGCATCATTGCGGGACGCAGCGTTTCAAATCAGCAGAACCCGTGCAATGATTAACAGTTCCAGAAAGTATATATGCGGTGAATTGGACAGGTTGGGACTCAGCTATATTGCAGGTGAAGGGAATTTTTTAATGATCCGGGTTCCGATGAGCGATACATCGGTATACCGGCGGTTAATGCAGCATGGTGTTATGGTAAGGACAATGACGGCCTTTCGTTTTCCAAATTACATCCGCTTAACCCTGGCCAAACTTCCTGCGATGGAGGAGTTTGTCAATGCCATGGAGATCCTATTGAAGAAAAGAGTGGGAATTCAGTAA